The DNA segment CGAGCTGTGTACAAGTGCTCAAAAATCAACTTAAATAGTCTAACAATAATGACATCAATAATGAGAGGAAGTATAAATTACCACAAAAGGTTTTTAGCGTATttacctcgctattccggccaaacTGCATGCACTTTCCCAAGgttgaccggattaacgagaatctactgtataattaaaaCTCTACCAGTTGCCATTGAGTGTTCCATTGCGGGTCACTGGGCACAGAGTATCCCTTCTTGACAATCTTTTTCAACTCTTGCTGCTTCACATATCCAACCTGTGCATATTATATAGCTGTGTCTACCAGAACTGAAATGGGTGCATGACAAACTCGAATAATTAGGACAACTAATTGGAATGCGTTGGGCATAACGTCACAGAGGAACaggcaatctgattggttgaaGAGGTACAACTTAGAAAATAATGTACTTCACGTATATAGAACAGTCATTAAGACTAATCAATTCTGATTGGGCTAGAGCTCACTGCTGTTATGATCGATCTTAACCACAATTCCTGTTCTGTTCTGTGTACTGTTTGTATTGAGGCTTTGCAGTATATAGAAAACACTCATGCACGCGTTCCATGTGTAATACGTAATATTGACAGTGTAGCTATAACAATGTCCTTAACAATAAAATATTGACATAGCAACAATGCAtgtcacatgcacactcacaaTACTCTCACTCTCCAGAGCCTGACTGAGATGGTAGACTGGCAGACCACCGAGGCTTCTCTTCCCAAGCAAAGTGTGCTCAGGCATCATAAAGTGGTACACGTCCTTGAGGAGATCTGGGCTCACCTACAACCAATGACACATTGAGTAGACCTATTACTACTATATGTACCAGGTCTAGCTCTTATCAAGGACTATACAAATATACACAGGTAAATCTACACTGAAGGTGCTGACGGCTAGAGAGTCTATGTCACTTAAGACTTGATAACTATGAAGTTACCAGGCCTAAGTTTGTAAAGCCATATTTTGCAGCAAGCTGGTCAGCAGCTTCTGCTCCTCCCTCCACTGCCACTGCCCAGCTGTTGGTGTAGGCCCTGGCTTCACCTCCAGAGAGTGTGGCTGTTAGCACCAACACAAGTAGAGCTAGAGAGACTAATTGCAACAtgtcaccataattatcaatCCCAGCTGCACTACACTTGCAAtagaccagccccacccatttTCATtgctgcacatgcgcattgctTGAATCTTGTGctttcactgcatgtaccttATAGACAATGCTCCAAGTTAAAGTTGCTATTATACTAATGACAGCAGTTATGTTAATAACACGTACTACTACGTAAATGCTAAAATAATTACATAGGCTATTGCTTAACTATAAAAATTGACGTAATAGTCTACAACGTTTATATAAACTGTTTCTTCAAACTAGATGTACTGAtctagataattatatacatgcagactaCATAGAACCCAACCACAGAGAGAAAAGTCCCATGAAAATAGTCAGCATGGTGAAAGAACTGAGGACAACAGCATCGTCTCGCACACACGCCACTTCCGGAATATTATTGTCGTAGCAATAACCGTTTCGTTCAATGAAGCTCTGAGGGCAAGAATCAATACACTCCCGTGTCATAGCATTACGTAGATTGGCACAAGCATCGCAATACTGAGTCCCCGACGCTGCACAGCCTCTGTTGGGGTCACAGCTCTCGTGGCACTGAGTGGGGATTCGACTGACAGCTTGGGGTGTGTTGTCAGTACCATAAAATGTTATACCATGGATGGTCACTTGGACAGTAGCATTTTCAAAATCGTTTTTATTCCGTACGGTAAGATTCCATGTTCCATTTGGATTTTCTCCCCAGAAATGGACGGATGAAAACCGGAAATTAGAGTAAGTATCCGACCTAGTATCGGCAGGTCGATATGGCAGAATGATTGAGTTGGTTCTAGAGGGAGAAGTGAGCTCCACTTGAATATTGCCCCGATATGCGACATGGCGCAAAGTCTGTGTTTTGTCCTCATTGAAATAGGGGGCGAATAACGAGTCATCAGGGACGGAGAGAGTGAGTTCCACCACAACATGCTCCAGATGTCCAATGTCCgatgtgtacatgtgcgtaACGACCGAGGTATCATTACCAGGCACCAATCTAGAAATATAAATAAGGTGATAAAGAGACCTATAACAATTAAAAACTTACCCTGTGCTAGTTGAAGGTACAATAGTGTGAATCTGTTGTTCGGGCACGCTGATCCAGTTCCAGGCACGAGTAACTAGTGCCTCTGCGTCTAGAGCACCAAATCCAAACTTGTGACTGACCCTCAGCGATGGAGTGGCACCATTTGTAAACCAGTTCCCGTTGACTAGGATGTCACGATTGGAGGTGTATGCAATTAGATACTGTACGTCCCGCCACGTCAGGTTTGAACTGGGTACATAATAGAGTAGTTTCATTAACTTGTTagccagtgcatgcatggacagcTATATTTAGTATCGCAAGCAGACAACGGAGGAGGTGGGGGagaacatacatacatgcgtATTTactaagcatgcatgcagtgaattcTGTTTTAAAACCCATGCAGCTAAATACACACTGACATGCACTGTGGTacacatctacatgtataatgctGGTTATGTTACTTTGCTTCTAAGATGAGTGCAATAATCCCAGAAGCCATGGGTGCTGCAGCACTAGTACCAACAAAGTTATTGATGCAAGCCTCCTCAACACTAGTGGTTATCTATGGAAAAAGAAATCCAACAGTCTCACATGTGCAGTTAAAGATCACTAACTCAAAGCTCAATTACATTTAGTACGAGCCCTTTCATTACATACATACCACATGTTGGAATCGACTAGTGCTATCAACAAATGCCACGGCCATCTTCCCAGCACACTGCTCATCGTATGGCGCTTGTTCTCCATTGCTATTAGCAGCTCCTATCCCAATAGTGTAGATACTGTTGCAATAGCCATCAGCAGCACATGAGTCTCCCATGTGTCCACCATTGCCGGCAGCAAACACGAAAATGGTTCCTTTGCCCTGACGACCCTACAGTAAATATCATCATGCCTGTGTATATCACTAGCAGAAAGTGAAGGGTGCACTTAACACCATGAATATCGACACTATATAGCCACTAAATTGTTGAGTCAAGAGgaaacatgtatatactccCAAGTAATActtataaataatagttagacactgtttaggaagtttctacatgatttagaagcccaaagggctggttgtagtatcccaaACGCAGTGAGCGTTccactagccctgaggacttctaaatcatgtggaaacttcctaaacagtgtctaagcattatagatcatagcaaccatgagtatttagccaatccgatttgaatgttcttatctaatctttgctacaagtgaagtacatgattttctaagtaagtaagtacatgattttctacatgattttctaagtaggatagaacacttcatttagccaatcaaattgcagtatttatggctaATTTTATATAGAAAAACTGTTATGGAGGTGTCGATTGAATTTAGATTCTGAGCGTAGTGAGGGTACTATACATGTGCCCTTGAGGTATTAAATCACGTGGACACCAACAAAACTTATttagtgcgcatgcatgcgcaaaccttTCCTCAAGGCTTGACAACAATTAACTtggatactataaattataggcaTACTGTATAAGTGtcatagtatatatatacctaccTCTCTGAGGCACTTCAGTTTCGCATGATcttacatgcagtcatgcttaataccaataatattatacttgtATATTTAATTGCATGGATATCGTATAGCACATCAGAACGTACAGTTCTTGCAGCTGACTCAAGTACTTGAGAGAGCAGTTCTCCAGGTTGTTCAGCAGCTCCACCGTCGTCAGATGGTCCCCAGCTGCTGCTAAATATATGAATCTTGTCTGTCATGTGACCGAGTGCACTAGCCTCTGTGATGTCAGTTACAGCTAGTCCTAGCAATCGTatgcctatatatacatggaattgtatacggtattaatttaCATGGTCCTCACAAAATACAATGTGTTAGCATTAATTgtatagtaccgtatagcacaaCATTTTCGAAGATCTTAATTtatttcgctgttttcgtgggttagcaatcttctcacaaaaattaagtcccaCGAAATGCACAGCTAATGGAAGACATGCACAACCGCgaaatttattcaacgaaTTGCTTTTACCTGCCATTTCACAAAATTTAAGTGCTTCGAAAATTTAGCGCTATAAGGGTCATCATTTTGGGGAGGAAGCTGAGTATTTTGGGAGTATACTAACAGTAACTGTTGCAATTTAATGTTTAGCTTTGTAGAGCTTCATATAAGTTTTATGCATAATAAATTTCAGTGCATGAGCATTTCCTGTGAATGCAAGAGGACTATTACCAGTGATCCGACTGTTGTAGGCAACTCCCACTCCACAGTGTGAGTTGCTCTTTGCCATGGCGATCTCTCCCGCACAATTAGTCCCGTGAGATTCCCGATACCCAAAGCCATCAACGTCTGGGAAAGGATTGCCGTCACTATCCACAACATCGGCTTGAATGGAAGAGTCCTGGTATAAGTATCGGTAAAAATTATCAACCAAGGCAAAGTTATGATAGCAGATCTTAATTGTAGATAGAGAGTATCATTgcaccaagggcgtataaaagaagagagggcatgcaactccactatcagtgcacgtagctagcagagttcaaacgtgggcagaGGAtggtgtgcatttgcatgagtgctaaaaatagaaatttctatttttagcatttcatgcacattcatccgcccacgtttgaactctgctcatttgctgttgcatgcactcttcttttatacgcccttggtattatcaatgtgtgtatatacggTAATAACATATAGTAATCTAATGCCTTACTTACATAGTTTGCTCTCAGATCAGAGTGAGTGTACTCCACCCCTGCATGGAAATGAAAACAACCATAGCGTCAAGTTTAAAACAATATCAGGGTACATACCGTCATCCACAATGGCTACCACACTACCACATCCTGTTATTCCCTGTAGCCACGCCCTCTCCACATTCAAGTCTCTGCCACCAGACGCTGCAGGCAGCTGGTTATCGTTTAACTATAGCAAGAAGTTAATCATGAACAATCAGTTAGTACAGTAGCTGTTACATTAGCTTAATATAGTACCTGCACTGTTTAGCTATAACAAACAATAAATTAAATGACAGGTAACAGTATAGACTATCGCTAaatccggctctctgaagtacggtcacctcgatatactGGTTGTTTCGTTTatcacggattgctagcttgatttttactgcacaaaactcgccctgaaatgcggccactcgctattccataTACTATAGTCAGTTCTGGCTGTCCCAATGTATTTACGGCCtgatatgatgttttgggtatggtttggcagataaaattggttAAATAGAGAGAATCATTCTTTACGAGACAGAATCGCAATTAATATTCAAGGTATATATAGGAACCGCTTTAGTCGTGGCTAATTTCTatagccacctcgctattccagctGAACTGCATGCACTTTCCCAAGGGGTGGACCGGATTAaagagagtctactgtataattaaccCTACCAGTTGCCATTGAGTGTTCCATTGTGGGTCACTGGGCACAGAGTATCCCTTCTTGACCATCTTCTTCAGCTCTTGCTGCTTCACATATCCAACCTGTACGTATTATATAGCTGTGTGTACTAGAACTGAAATGGGTGCATGACAAACTCGAAATTAGAACAACCACATTGGGCATTACCGTCTAGAAATTAAAAAGTTCATACAGGAAC comes from the Halichondria panicea chromosome 4, odHalPani1.1, whole genome shotgun sequence genome and includes:
- the LOC135335097 gene encoding furin-1-like, coding for MLQAVSLMLVLTATFSGGEARAYTNSWAVAVEGGAEAADQLAAKYGFTNLGLVSPDLLKDMYHFVMPEHTLLGKRSLGGLPVYHLSQALESESNVGYVKQQELKKMVKKGYSVPSDPQWNTQWQLLNDNQLPAASGGRDLNVERAWLQGITGCGSVVAIVDDGVEYTHSDLRANYDSSIQADVVDSDGNPFPDVDGFGYRESHGTNCAGEIAMAKSNSHCGVGVAYNSRITGIRLLGLAVTDITEASALGHMTDKIHIFSSSWGPSDDGGAAEQPGELLSQVLESAARTGRQGKGTIFVFAAGNGGHMGDSCAADGYCNSIYTIGIGAANSNGEQAPYDEQCAGKMAVAFVDSTSRFQHVITTSVEEACINNFVGTSAAAPMASGIIALILEANSNLTWRDVQYLIAYTSNRDILVNGNWFTNGATPSLRVSHKFGFGALDAEALVTRAWNWISVPEQQIHTIVPSTSTGLVPGNDTSVVTHMYTSDIGHLEHVVVELTLSVPDDSLFAPYFNEDKTQTLRHVAYRGNIQVELTSPSRTNSIILPYRPADTRSDTYSNFRFSSVHFWGENPNGTWNLTVRNKNDFENATVQVTIHGITFYGTDNTPQAVSRIPTQCHESCDPNRGCAASGTQYCDACANLRNAMTRECIDSCPQSFIERNGYCYDNNIPEVACVRDDAVVLSSFTMLTIFMGLFSLWLGSM